A window of Streptomyces sp. SAI-127 contains these coding sequences:
- a CDS encoding Fur family transcriptional regulator, whose product MTAPRLPNTADELRGAGLRVTAARVALLETVRAGDHLAADALATGVRDRLGHISLQAVYEALHSLTAAGLVRRLEPPGSPARFEGRVGDNHHHLVCRSCGAVVDVDCAVGHAPCLTASDDRGFSIDEAEVIYWGLCPDCSPQRLISAP is encoded by the coding sequence ATGACCGCCCCCCGGCTTCCGAACACCGCCGACGAGCTGCGCGGTGCCGGCCTGCGGGTGACGGCCGCGCGCGTCGCACTGCTCGAGACCGTCCGGGCCGGTGACCACCTCGCGGCCGACGCGCTCGCCACGGGAGTGCGTGACCGTCTCGGCCACATATCCCTCCAGGCCGTGTACGAGGCCCTGCACTCGCTCACCGCGGCGGGTCTCGTGCGCCGCCTCGAGCCGCCCGGCAGCCCGGCACGGTTCGAGGGACGGGTCGGGGACAACCACCATCACCTGGTCTGCCGGTCGTGCGGGGCCGTCGTCGACGTCGACTGTGCCGTCGGTCACGCGCCCTGCCTGACAGCTTCGGACGACCGCGGCTTCTCGATCGACGAGGCCGAGGTCATCTACTGGGGCCTGTGCCCCGACTGTTCCCCCCAAAGGCTTATTTCAGCACCGTGA
- the katG gene encoding catalase/peroxidase HPI, which produces MSENPDAIVTDAKTEGTGGCPVAHGRAPHPTQGGGNRQWWPERLNLKILAKDPVVANPLGADFDYAEAFQALDLDAVKRDIAEVLTTSQDWWPADFGNYGPLMIRMAWHSAGTYRISDGRGGGGRGQQRFAPLNSWPDNGNLDKARRLLWPVKKKYGQSISWADLMILTGNVALETMGFETFGFAGGRADVWEADEDVYWGPETTWLDDQRYTGDRELENPLGAVQMGLIYVNPEGPNGNPDPLAAARDIRETFRRMAMNDEETVALIAGGHTFGKTHGAGPADAVGNDPEAASMEEQGLGWKSTHGTGKGGDAITSGLEVTWTTKPTQWSNDFFDILFGYEWELTQSPAGANQWVAKDSQEIIPDAHDPSKKRRPTMLTTDLSLRFDPIYGEISKRFHENPDQFANAFARAWYKLTHRDLGPKSLYLGPEVPAETLLWQDPLPQAEGETIDAGDVASLKAKVLETGLTVSQLVSTAWASASTFRGSDKRGGANGARIRLEPQRGWEVNDPEQLGQVLRVLEGVQAEFNTGAKKVSLADLIVLAGAAAVEQAAKDAGYYVEVPFTPGRVDATEEHTDVESFAALEPVADGFRNYLGKGNRLPAEYLLLDRANLLTLSAPEMTALVGGLRVLGANQGGTTHGVFTDRPGVLTNDFFVNLLDLGTTWKSTSEDQTAFEGRDAETGKLKWTGTRADLVFGSNSELRALAEVYASDDAKEKFVKDFVDAWVKVSNLDRFDLV; this is translated from the coding sequence ATGTCTGAGAACCCCGATGCAATCGTCACCGACGCCAAGACTGAGGGCACCGGTGGCTGCCCGGTCGCGCACGGGCGCGCCCCGCACCCGACCCAGGGCGGTGGCAACCGCCAGTGGTGGCCGGAGCGGCTGAACCTGAAGATCCTCGCCAAGGACCCCGTCGTGGCGAACCCGCTCGGTGCGGACTTCGACTACGCCGAGGCCTTCCAGGCCCTCGACCTGGACGCCGTGAAACGGGACATCGCCGAGGTGCTCACCACCTCGCAGGACTGGTGGCCCGCGGACTTCGGCAACTACGGCCCGCTGATGATCCGGATGGCCTGGCACAGCGCCGGCACCTACCGCATCAGTGACGGCCGCGGCGGTGGCGGCCGTGGCCAGCAGCGCTTCGCGCCGCTGAACAGCTGGCCGGACAACGGCAACCTGGACAAGGCCCGCCGTCTGCTGTGGCCGGTGAAGAAGAAGTACGGCCAGTCCATCTCCTGGGCCGACCTCATGATCCTCACCGGCAACGTCGCGCTGGAGACCATGGGCTTCGAGACCTTCGGCTTCGCCGGCGGCCGCGCCGACGTCTGGGAGGCCGACGAGGACGTCTACTGGGGTCCCGAGACCACCTGGCTCGACGACCAGCGCTACACCGGCGACCGTGAGCTCGAGAACCCGCTCGGCGCCGTCCAGATGGGCCTCATCTACGTCAACCCCGAGGGCCCCAACGGCAACCCGGACCCGCTCGCCGCGGCCCGCGACATCCGCGAGACGTTCCGCCGGATGGCGATGAACGACGAGGAGACCGTCGCCCTCATCGCCGGTGGCCACACCTTCGGCAAGACCCACGGCGCGGGCCCGGCCGACGCGGTCGGCAACGACCCCGAGGCCGCCTCCATGGAGGAGCAGGGCCTGGGCTGGAAGTCCACCCACGGCACCGGCAAGGGCGGCGACGCCATCACCTCCGGTCTCGAGGTCACCTGGACCACCAAGCCCACCCAGTGGAGCAACGACTTCTTCGACATCCTCTTCGGCTACGAGTGGGAGCTCACCCAGAGCCCCGCCGGTGCCAACCAGTGGGTGGCCAAGGACTCGCAGGAGATCATCCCGGACGCCCACGACCCGTCGAAGAAGCGTCGGCCCACGATGCTCACCACCGACCTCTCGCTGCGCTTCGACCCGATCTACGGCGAGATCTCGAAGCGCTTCCACGAGAACCCGGACCAGTTCGCGAACGCCTTCGCCCGCGCCTGGTACAAGCTGACCCACCGTGACCTGGGCCCGAAGTCCCTGTACCTCGGCCCGGAGGTCCCGGCGGAGACGCTGCTGTGGCAGGACCCGCTGCCGCAGGCCGAGGGCGAGACCATCGACGCCGGCGACGTCGCGTCCCTGAAGGCCAAGGTCCTGGAGACGGGCCTGACCGTCTCGCAGCTGGTGTCGACGGCGTGGGCCTCGGCGTCCACCTTCCGCGGCAGCGACAAGCGCGGCGGCGCCAACGGCGCCCGCATCCGCCTGGAGCCGCAGCGCGGCTGGGAGGTCAACGACCCGGAGCAGCTCGGCCAGGTCCTGCGTGTCCTGGAGGGCGTCCAGGCCGAGTTCAACACCGGTGCCAAGAAGGTCTCCCTGGCCGACCTGATCGTCCTCGCGGGTGCCGCGGCGGTCGAGCAGGCCGCCAAGGACGCGGGCTACTACGTGGAGGTCCCCTTCACGCCGGGTCGCGTGGACGCCACCGAGGAGCACACCGACGTGGAGTCCTTCGCGGCGCTGGAGCCGGTCGCGGACGGCTTCCGCAACTACCTCGGCAAGGGCAACCGCCTGCCGGCCGAGTACCTGCTGCTCGACAGGGCGAACCTGCTCACCCTGAGCGCCCCCGAGATGACCGCCCTCGTCGGTGGTCTGCGTGTTCTCGGCGCCAACCAGGGCGGCACGACGCACGGCGTCTTCACCGACCGTCCGGGCGTCCTGACCAACGACTTCTTCGTCAACCTGCTCGACCTGGGCACGACGTGGAAGTCCACCTCGGAGGACCAGACCGCCTTCGAGGGCCGCGACGCGGAGACCGGCAAGCTGAAGTGGACCGGCACCCGTGCCGACCTGGTCTTCGGCTCCAACTCCGAGCTGCGCGCCCTCGCGGAGGTCTACGCGAGCGACGACGCGAAGGAGAAGTTCGTGAAGGACTTCGTCGACGCGTGGGTCAAGGTCTCGAACCTGGACCGCTTCGACCTGGT